One window from the genome of Bufo bufo chromosome 4, aBufBuf1.1, whole genome shotgun sequence encodes:
- the LOC120997152 gene encoding uncharacterized protein LOC120997152 — translation MRQLLALRLTLSLWVAISFSSGQSGDDILADLGSGYILDNPQDQPKEPRYHPQDTNKCQLTFVTPRQESCARKDNPPSVKENLKYLQDLLQDHNRVLQSLKYTVNADAQDMGYQQVISEHNKGIREDNKEFYGTLNKIIHELHTRMDDDGAEVLDEKKKIKKNFLMMDDLLQTTFYMAEKLDKKSQDLDVLLEKQLERSTALAYRNMLKS, via the exons ATGAGGCAGCTCCTTGCCCTACGTCTGACTCTGAGCCTATGGGTCGCTATATCATTCAGCTCAGGCCAAAGCGGAGATGACATCCTGGCCGATTTGGGGTCCGGTTACATCCTTGACAATCCTCAAGACCAACCCAAAGAGCCTCGATATCACCCACAGGACACAAACAAGTGTCAGCTGACCTTTGTGACCCCGCGCCAGGAATCGTGCGCCAGGAAGGACAACCCTCCAAGCGTGAAGGAGAACCTGAAGTATCTCCAGGACCTACTGCAGGACCACAACCGGGTCCTGCAGAGCCTGAAGTATACAGTGAATGCCGACGCCCAAGACATGGGGTACCAACAGGTCATCTCAGAGCATAACAAAGGAATCCGGGAGGACAACAAGGAATTCTACGGGACACTGAACAAAATCATTCACGAGCTTCACACTCGGATGGATGATGATGGTGCCGAGGTGCTCGATGAGAAGAAGAA AATCAAGAAAAACTTCCTAATGATGGATGATCTTCTACAGACGACCTTCTACATGGCGGAGAAGCTGGACAAGAAGTCTCAAGATCTTGACGTCCTTCTGGAGAAACAGCTGGAAAGATCCACTGCTTTAGCCTACAGAAACATGTTGAAATCCTGA